Proteins encoded within one genomic window of Glycine soja cultivar W05 chromosome 1, ASM419377v2, whole genome shotgun sequence:
- the LOC114416121 gene encoding uncharacterized protein LOC114416121, which yields MKKNEKEKGKEEKRKTKSELAREKKRDASPSTGKEVPYPLVPSKKDKEWHLARFLDIFKKLEITIPFGEALQQMPLYSKFLKDLLTKKRKYIHSDTIIVEGNCSAVIQRILPPKHKDPRSVTIPCSIGAVSVSKALMDLGASINLMPLSMCRRLGELEIMPTKMTLQLADRSVTRPYGVIEDVLVRVKHFTFPTDFVVMDIEEDTEIPLILGHPFMLTASCVVDMGKKKLEMGISDQKINIDLFDEEKHLLN from the coding sequence atgaaaaaaaatgaaaaagagaaagggaaagagGAGAAGAGAAAAACTAAGAGTGAGTTGGCTcgtgaaaagaaaagagacgCTAGTCCATCCACAGGGAAAGAGGTGCCATATCCTTTGGTACCCtcaaagaaagacaaggagTGGCACCTAGCTCGcttccttgatatcttcaagaagtTGGAGATTACAATACCCTTTGGAGAGGCCCTTCAGCAGATGCCGCTCTACTCAAAGTTCTTGAAAGATCTGCTcaccaaaaagagaaagtaCATACATAGTGACACCATTATTGTGGAGGGAAATTGTAGTGCAGTGATTCAACGGATCCTTCCACCGAAGCACAAAGATCCTAGAAGTGTCACTATACCATGCTCTATTGGTGCTGTGTCTGTCAGTAAGGCTCTCATGGATTTAGGAGCCAGTATAAAcctgatgccactctccatgtgccgGAGACTTGgggagttggaaataatgccaACCAAGATGACACTTCAATTAGCAGATCGTTCTGTTACTAGACCCTATGGCgttattgaagatgttttggttagAGTGAAGCATTTCACTTTCCCAACTGATTTTGTAGTGATGGACATTGAAGAGGATACTGAGATCCCCTTGATCTTGGGTCATCCCTTCATGTTGACTGCTAGCTGTGTAGTGGACATGGGGAAGAAAAAGCTTGAGATGGGAATTTCTGATCAGAAGATcaacattgatttatttgatgaagaaaagcATTTGCTCAACTAG